The following coding sequences are from one Leptolyngbya sp. NIES-3755 window:
- a CDS encoding hypothetical protein (similar to AA sequence:cyanobase_aa:LBDG_47830), translating into MVEVSAVSEVGNASTVTSIDRASYFTGLLNLRSTNSPFQEIRDRAAASVHDRAIPSIRDEEWRFTDVSHLLTLTLKAAEPARLGFPQIESFLLPEAINSRLVFVDGIFAPDLSAIDNLPDGVMITNLETALELIPTVKDYIANLPGEDEVFTALNTASLNDSAIVFIPKNQDVEVPIHLLFVSTQAGTIVQPRACIIAETGSRVTLIEDYVSLVEDAYFTNAVTEIAIAENAEVRHTRVQRDGTAAFHIGKTAVSQARDSRYSCTAVHLGGRLSRHNLDVYQTGEQTETTMNGLTVIDGDRVGDTHSLLSLSQPYGVGNQVNKTIVSDRAHAIFNGKVFVPQAAQQTDARQLSRNLLLSPKSRVDTKPQLEIIADNVKCAHGATVSQLEDDEVFYLQSRGIDQDSARKLLTYAFAIEVIDQIPVSTLRDRLSAFIRSQHT; encoded by the coding sequence ATGGTAGAAGTTTCAGCCGTTTCTGAAGTTGGAAATGCGAGCACGGTCACATCCATCGATCGAGCTTCGTATTTCACCGGATTACTCAATCTTCGATCGACGAATTCCCCCTTCCAAGAAATTCGCGATCGCGCCGCAGCCAGTGTTCACGATCGAGCGATTCCCTCAATTCGTGATGAAGAGTGGCGCTTTACTGATGTGTCTCACTTGCTCACACTCACGCTGAAAGCTGCTGAGCCTGCTCGATTAGGCTTTCCGCAGATTGAATCATTTTTGCTACCCGAAGCAATCAATTCTCGGTTAGTCTTTGTCGATGGGATTTTTGCACCCGATTTGAGCGCGATCGACAATCTTCCTGATGGTGTGATGATCACCAATCTCGAAACCGCTCTAGAACTAATTCCAACCGTTAAAGACTACATTGCTAACCTTCCTGGAGAGGATGAAGTCTTCACTGCGCTGAACACGGCAAGCTTGAATGATAGTGCGATCGTGTTCATTCCCAAAAACCAAGATGTCGAAGTTCCGATTCATCTATTGTTTGTCTCGACTCAAGCCGGAACGATCGTGCAGCCTCGTGCTTGTATCATCGCCGAAACGGGTAGTCGAGTGACCTTGATCGAAGATTACGTCAGCTTGGTCGAGGACGCTTATTTCACCAATGCCGTTACGGAAATTGCGATCGCAGAGAACGCGGAAGTTCGTCATACTAGAGTTCAGAGGGATGGCACTGCTGCCTTTCACATTGGCAAGACTGCTGTTTCGCAAGCGAGAGACTCCCGTTATTCCTGTACTGCGGTGCATCTCGGTGGCAGACTTTCTCGACACAATCTCGATGTCTATCAGACGGGCGAGCAGACCGAGACCACGATGAATGGCTTGACTGTGATTGATGGTGATCGAGTTGGGGATACTCATAGTTTGTTATCGCTGAGTCAGCCGTATGGCGTGGGCAATCAAGTGAATAAGACGATTGTTAGCGATCGCGCTCATGCGATTTTCAATGGAAAGGTCTTTGTTCCTCAAGCCGCTCAACAAACCGATGCCCGACAGCTTAGCCGCAATCTATTACTCTCTCCGAAATCACGAGTTGATACCAAGCCCCAGTTAGAGATTATTGCGGATAACGTCAAGTGCGCTCACGGTGCGACAGTCAGCCAGCTTGAAGATGACGAAGTGTTTTACCTCCAGAGTCGGGGGATTGATCAAGACTCAGCCCGCAAGCTCTTAACGTATGCGTTCGCGATCGAAGTGATCGATCAGATTCCGGTTTCGACATTACGCGATCGACTCTCTGCATTCATTCGTTCCCAACACACCTAA